One Rhodococcus sp. P1Y DNA window includes the following coding sequences:
- a CDS encoding HK97 family phage prohead protease, protein MATKPALTRSFDVPFEVRSTEDDGDGLTIEGYATVFDTDTEIHSYEGHFIERIAKSAYPKNAKFPQMQFNHGRDVRVGAVPIGAYTEVRPDDHGLFVRGRLFDNDLVLPVRQAIAGGGITGMSITMNVLRDTWQNSRGKYLTLQEVETALYHPNGDPIRRTITSLSVSECGPVVRPAYATTSVGVRSNAPRTLSISAARRQLQLIDLGR, encoded by the coding sequence ATGGCCACAAAGCCAGCACTCACGCGGAGTTTCGACGTTCCTTTTGAAGTGCGATCCACCGAGGACGACGGTGACGGTTTGACTATCGAGGGCTACGCAACAGTCTTCGACACCGACACCGAGATCCATTCGTACGAAGGCCACTTCATCGAACGTATCGCTAAATCCGCGTATCCGAAAAATGCAAAGTTTCCGCAGATGCAGTTCAACCACGGGCGCGATGTCCGGGTCGGCGCTGTACCGATCGGTGCGTATACCGAGGTCCGTCCCGACGATCACGGCCTGTTCGTGCGTGGACGACTGTTCGACAACGATCTGGTTCTACCCGTACGCCAAGCTATCGCAGGCGGGGGTATCACCGGAATGTCGATCACCATGAACGTTCTACGCGACACATGGCAGAACAGCCGAGGTAAGTATCTGACGCTGCAAGAAGTCGAAACCGCGCTGTACCACCCAAACGGTGACCCGATCCGACGCACCATTACGTCGCTCTCCGTGAGCGAATGCGGCCCCGTAGTGAGACCCGCGTACGCGACGACATCGGTAGGCGTTCGATCCAACGCACCGCGCACACTCAGCATTTCAGCCGCACGGCGGCAACTACAACTGATCGATTTAGGAAGGTAA